The genomic interval GACCAGGCGCCTCGGTTTGGCCTGAGCGACGCTCAAATCGACCGGCTCAAACTGACCGCCGAGCGCATCGAATCGATCGCGGCCGGGCTCGATCAGGTCCGTACCCTCCCCGATCCGATCGGCGAGGTCATCGAGTCGTCGGTGCGTCCCAATGGCCTCCAGGTGCGCAAGGTACGTGTTCCGCTGGGCGTGATATTCTTCATCTACGAATCGCGCCCCAATGTCACGGCCGACGCCGCCGCGCTCTGCGTCAAAAGCGGCAATGCCGTCATCTTGCGTGGCGGTAAGGAAGCCGCGCATTCGAGCCGCGCGATTGTCGATATTCTGTCCGCCTGCCTCGATGAAGTGGGCCTGCCCGCCGACGCGGTGCAACTGGTCTCCACCGCCGATCGCGAGGCGGTCGGCCACTTTCTGCGGATGAACGAGTACATCACCGTCGCCATTCCTCGTGGCGGCGAGGGTCTGATTCGCCGTGTCGCCGCCGAAGCGCGGATGCCGGTCATCAAGCATTTCGACGGCAATTGCCATGTCTATGTCGATCGCGCGGCCGATCTCGCCATGGCCGAGCGTGTGACCCTGAACGCCAAATGCCAGCGAATGGGGGTCTGCAACGCCGCCGAGTCGCTGCTGGTGCATGCCGATGTCGCTGCGCAGTTTGTGCCTGGCATCGCCGCCGGCCTGCGCAAACGCGGTGTCGAACTTCGCGGAGATGCCCGAGTCTGCGATCTGGCGCCAAGCGCCACCCTGG from Pirellulales bacterium carries:
- a CDS encoding glutamate-5-semialdehyde dehydrogenase yields the protein MAVADSTDLSAYCLDVARRAQAASQQLASCDSTAKERWLQLAANALRERSAEIIAANRIDLDQAPRFGLSDAQIDRLKLTAERIESIAAGLDQVRTLPDPIGEVIESSVRPNGLQVRKVRVPLGVIFFIYESRPNVTADAAALCVKSGNAVILRGGKEAAHSSRAIVDILSACLDEVGLPADAVQLVSTADREAVGHFLRMNEYITVAIPRGGEGLIRRVAAEARMPVIKHFDGNCHVYVDRAADLAMAERVTLNAKCQRMGVCNAAESLLVHADVAAQFVPGIAAGLRKRGVELRGDARVCDLAPSATLATEQDFATEFLGPVISIAVVDSLDAAIDHINRYGSKHTDAIITADADAARQFEQRVDSSAVMVNASTRFNDGFELGLGAEIGISTDKLHARGPCGLRELTSYKYVCHGTGQVRE